The Candidatus Saganbacteria bacterium genome includes a region encoding these proteins:
- a CDS encoding TolC family protein has product MRKYLLVPFILILFMAQANAMDLDESINFAIKTNPTVIASQKKAAAAGAKLNQAISAFFPAVNVNGNLNQAYSSPQTVQITTAGVTQNVTFGTDATATGSGLQAQLSQPVLVTALFPELGIAKKGADSATQQYQQTVIDTSFNVTQAYFGVLKSIKMEKLMSDSLDMATAHRKQVQSMMNAGLARRADFLQSKVMEADDNVSLIQSKYDIELSKDSFNNVLGNDMKQPVDVKDEGFTGKADGLQDYDTLLKAAYDNRPDWKMYQLATGISEDQVRLSQTDYLPSIVLSANSGNQLTQFPTFQSNVNSWKVMGSGSWNIFDSFARENRVKEAFENLAAQKANVDQFKNNIAMEVHGSYLNLKSALDIVIATKQAVDSAEESYQVSNSLYNSGLGTNVDVLDAQVSLTQAWTDHLNALFNVEIAKAKINKAVGKKML; this is encoded by the coding sequence ATGAGAAAATATCTTTTAGTCCCGTTCATTTTGATCCTGTTCATGGCGCAGGCGAACGCGATGGACCTTGACGAAAGCATCAATTTTGCGATAAAGACCAACCCTACGGTGATCGCGTCGCAGAAAAAAGCCGCGGCAGCAGGCGCTAAGTTGAACCAGGCTATAAGCGCGTTTTTCCCTGCGGTTAATGTAAACGGGAATTTGAACCAGGCTTATTCTTCGCCGCAAACAGTACAGATCACTACCGCCGGCGTGACGCAGAATGTTACCTTTGGAACGGATGCCACAGCAACCGGTTCAGGACTACAGGCGCAACTTTCACAGCCGGTCCTTGTAACCGCTCTTTTTCCGGAACTGGGGATCGCCAAGAAAGGCGCTGATTCGGCAACACAGCAATATCAACAAACGGTCATTGATACATCATTCAATGTGACCCAGGCATATTTTGGGGTATTAAAATCGATCAAGATGGAAAAGCTGATGAGCGATTCGCTTGATATGGCCACTGCTCACCGTAAACAAGTGCAGTCAATGATGAATGCCGGTTTGGCCAGGAGAGCGGACTTTTTGCAGTCAAAGGTCATGGAAGCTGACGACAATGTGTCGCTGATCCAGTCCAAGTATGATATTGAACTTTCAAAAGATTCTTTTAATAATGTTTTGGGAAATGACATGAAACAGCCGGTCGATGTCAAAGACGAAGGTTTTACAGGTAAAGCCGACGGTCTTCAGGATTATGACACGCTTCTTAAGGCCGCATATGATAACCGCCCTGACTGGAAAATGTATCAGCTCGCTACCGGCATCAGCGAGGACCAGGTCCGGCTTTCGCAGACCGATTACCTGCCGAGCATCGTTCTGTCGGCGAATTCAGGTAACCAGCTTACCCAATTCCCTACTTTCCAGTCAAACGTCAATTCATGGAAAGTGATGGGAAGCGGGTCATGGAACATCTTTGACAGCTTTGCAAGAGAGAACCGTGTTAAGGAAGCATTTGAGAACCTGGCAGCCCAGAAGGCCAATGTCGATCAGTTCAAGAATAATATCGCCATGGAGGTCCACGGCTCTTATTTGAACCTGAAAAGTGCTCTGGATATAGTCATTGCTACGAAGCAGGCGGTGGATTCGGCCGAAGAAAGTTATCAAGTCTCAAACTCGTTATACAATTCCGGCCTGGGAACGAATGTTGATGTGCTCGACGCCCAGGTGTCTTTGACGCAGGCCTGGACAGATCATCTTAATGCTTTGTTCAATGTTGAGATAGCTAAGGCTAAAATAAATAAAGCTGTCGGTAAAAAGATGCTATAA
- a CDS encoding ABC transporter permease, producing MFDSRLFHFMKKEVLQLMRDKRMLFIAIVMPIVQLFLLGYVASMDIKHLSTAVLDDDKTYESREFLRRFNATEYFDFNYCLQNRGQISRYLDNGRAKLVIYIPHKFGQKIAHEQTADVQVDMDGSNASIAMITQSYVGAVGSMASADIFKERLFRHGLAKYASPLFDMRTRIWYNGDIESRYFYVPGIFAQLLMLISMILTVSSIVKEKTRGTIEMLSVTPLKPMELIMGKLIPFAGVAMFDMSIVFLISTLWFGVPMRGSVFLLFVTGAVYLLAGLGTGVLISTFAVNERQAGMLNLLVTAPQLLLSGFVFPIENMPLFIQFVTYFVPLRYFLSIVRELFLKGTGITYLWPEIWPLLLIGISILTVSVLKFRKSLV from the coding sequence ATGTTTGACAGCCGTTTGTTCCATTTTATGAAAAAAGAGGTCCTGCAGCTGATGCGGGACAAAAGGATGCTGTTCATAGCTATCGTCATGCCGATAGTCCAGCTTTTTCTTTTGGGATATGTGGCGTCAATGGACATCAAGCATCTTTCAACAGCTGTGCTGGACGATGACAAGACATATGAAAGCCGCGAGTTCTTAAGACGGTTCAACGCGACCGAGTATTTTGATTTCAATTACTGCCTGCAGAACAGGGGACAAATTTCTCGCTACCTTGACAACGGCCGGGCAAAACTGGTGATATACATTCCCCATAAATTCGGGCAAAAGATCGCCCATGAACAGACCGCGGATGTTCAGGTGGATATGGACGGGAGCAATGCTTCGATCGCCATGATCACACAGTCATATGTCGGCGCGGTCGGGAGCATGGCCTCGGCCGATATTTTTAAAGAACGTTTGTTCCGGCACGGTCTGGCAAAGTACGCCAGCCCGCTGTTCGATATGCGTACCAGGATCTGGTACAACGGGGATATTGAAAGCCGTTATTTCTATGTTCCTGGGATCTTTGCGCAGTTGTTGATGCTGATAAGCATGATCCTGACCGTTTCCTCGATCGTCAAAGAAAAGACCCGCGGAACGATAGAGATGCTTTCCGTCACCCCGCTTAAACCGATGGAACTCATCATGGGGAAATTGATCCCGTTCGCCGGTGTTGCAATGTTTGATATGTCCATAGTTTTTTTGATCTCCACGCTCTGGTTCGGAGTGCCGATGCGCGGCAGCGTTTTCCTTCTGTTCGTAACAGGAGCGGTCTATCTTCTGGCCGGGCTCGGGACCGGAGTTTTGATCTCTACATTCGCCGTTAATGAGAGGCAGGCGGGCATGCTCAACCTGCTGGTGACCGCGCCCCAGCTTCTTTTATCCGGCTTTGTTTTCCCGATCGAAAATATGCCTCTGTTCATCCAGTTCGTCACATATTTCGTACCGTTGCGATATTTCCTTTCGATCGTCAGGGAGCTTTTCCTTAAAGGAACAGGGATCACATATCTGTGGCCTGAGATCTGGCCGCTGCTGCTGATCGGCATATCGATCCTGACGGTCAGCGTATTAAAATTTCGTAAAAGTTTAGTGTAA
- a CDS encoding ABC transporter permease yields the protein MKSSAINPKRLYSVIKKEFITIFRDPISLTVMLIMPVFMLVLYGFAATLDVNHIPTAVLDKDKTVESRNFIDRFVKNKYFKLQSFIYSDKEIPVILDKGKAKVVLSIPHKFGQAIRGGKKATVQALIDGSDSTWAQSAVGYVQTISAGFNQDLIQIKVNQLGLVRPVTSPIKLIPRIWYNEDLRSMDFYIPGLIAVILMQVSAVLTSLTIISEKEQGTIESIIVSPIRKYELMLGKILPYVMFMVGTMALGLFISTTATSSQAAMQMAAVTTLLPAMLLSGFTFPIENMPVALQALSLFVPARYLIDILRAIYLKGVGLSCFWQDFVGMTILSLFFIAVSIAKFKKRLD from the coding sequence ATGAAATCAAGCGCTATCAATCCTAAACGGCTGTATTCGGTGATCAAGAAAGAGTTCATCACCATATTCCGCGATCCGATCTCGCTCACCGTCATGCTCATCATGCCGGTCTTCATGCTGGTCCTTTATGGTTTTGCCGCGACGCTGGACGTCAACCATATCCCGACTGCGGTCCTTGACAAGGACAAAACGGTCGAAAGCCGCAATTTTATCGACCGCTTCGTCAAGAACAAGTATTTCAAGCTCCAGTCTTTCATTTATTCCGACAAAGAGATCCCTGTCATCCTTGATAAAGGCAAGGCCAAGGTAGTGCTCAGCATCCCGCACAAGTTCGGGCAGGCGATCAGGGGAGGCAAAAAAGCGACTGTCCAGGCTTTGATAGACGGCTCTGACTCGACATGGGCCCAGTCCGCTGTCGGTTATGTGCAAACTATATCTGCCGGGTTCAATCAGGACCTTATCCAGATAAAAGTCAATCAACTCGGCCTTGTAAGGCCGGTGACCTCACCCATCAAATTGATACCGCGCATCTGGTATAACGAGGATTTGCGTTCCATGGATTTTTATATACCGGGCCTGATCGCCGTCATCCTGATGCAGGTCTCGGCTGTTTTGACTTCACTGACGATCATCTCGGAAAAAGAACAGGGCACCATAGAAAGCATCATCGTCAGCCCCATCAGGAAGTATGAACTGATGCTGGGTAAAATTCTTCCTTATGTGATGTTTATGGTCGGAACGATGGCCCTTGGCCTTTTTATCTCTACCACCGCCACATCCAGCCAGGCGGCGATGCAGATGGCGGCGGTCACAACACTGCTCCCCGCGATGCTCCTGTCCGGTTTTACATTCCCGATCGAGAACATGCCTGTGGCACTGCAGGCGCTGTCGCTCTTTGTCCCGGCGCGGTATCTTATTGATATTTTGCGGGCGATCTATCTTAAAGGCGTCGGACTTTCCTGTTTCTGGCAGGATTTCGTCGGGATGACCATTTTAAGCCTGTTCTTTATCGCGGTCAGTATTGCAAAATTTAAAAAGAGGTTAGACTGA
- a CDS encoding ABC transporter ATP-binding protein: MSEDITIEVKGLVKKFGSFTAVNNINFSVKRGEIFGFLGPNGAGKTTTIRMLCGLLEPTSGIGKVGGYLLGKESQKVKQHIGYMCQKFSLYDDLTIGENIDFYAGMYQTSKATRAQQMEKILQQAELTECRDIITGTLSLSVKQHLALGCSIIHEPKILFLDEPTGGVDPISRKKFWKVIGELASSGVTILVTTHYMDEAEMCNRISLISAGQMIACDSPANLKSKLMTNTLFEIEVDHVMKGLEALRVQPFSKDVSLYGVFLHVLVEDAKYEKDIRDTLAKESLQVKRIEKILPSLEDVFVFLVEKQQAELAKGKK; the protein is encoded by the coding sequence ATGAGCGAAGATATAACTATCGAGGTCAAGGGCCTGGTAAAGAAATTCGGAAGCTTTACCGCAGTGAATAATATAAACTTTTCGGTAAAGCGGGGCGAGATATTCGGTTTTCTCGGACCTAACGGGGCCGGTAAAACCACCACGATCAGGATGCTGTGCGGCCTGCTTGAGCCGACTTCCGGCATCGGCAAGGTCGGAGGATATCTTTTGGGAAAAGAATCTCAAAAAGTAAAACAGCATATTGGCTACATGTGCCAGAAGTTCTCCCTTTATGATGACCTTACTATCGGAGAGAACATTGATTTTTACGCCGGGATGTACCAGACCAGCAAAGCTACCAGGGCGCAGCAGATGGAAAAAATACTGCAGCAGGCGGAGCTCACAGAGTGCAGGGATATCATCACCGGGACTCTTTCACTATCGGTCAAGCAGCACCTGGCGCTCGGCTGCTCCATCATACACGAGCCGAAGATCTTATTTTTGGACGAGCCGACTGGCGGGGTCGATCCGATATCCCGCAAGAAATTCTGGAAAGTGATCGGAGAGCTGGCTTCAAGCGGGGTCACGATCCTTGTCACCACTCATTATATGGATGAGGCAGAGATGTGCAACAGAATCTCCCTGATCAGCGCGGGACAGATGATAGCCTGCGATTCGCCGGCCAACCTCAAGTCCAAACTGATGACCAACACGCTCTTTGAGATCGAAGTTGATCATGTGATGAAAGGGCTGGAAGCATTAAGAGTGCAGCCTTTCAGTAAAGATGTGTCGCTTTACGGGGTTTTTCTTCACGTGCTTGTCGAGGACGCAAAATATGAAAAAGATATCCGGGATACACTGGCAAAAGAGAGCCTGCAGGTCAAAAGAATAGAAAAAATACTGCCGTCACTTGAAGATGTGTTCGTTTTTCTTGTGGAAAAACAGCAGGCCGAACTCGCAAAAGGAAAAAAATGA
- a CDS encoding ABC transporter ATP-binding protein, with product MQFAIETKKLTKKFGNNTAVNSLDLQVRPGEIFGLVGPDGAGKSTTMRLISTAMTPTSGEAFVLGFDTKNQEEEIRDRIGYMPQRFALYGDLTVDENINFFAEIYGLSKSEIGPKKKELLEFTGMSKFADRRGKNLSGGMQKKLALATNLIHKPEIIMLDEPTLGVDPISRREFWRILYGLTDVTIVVTTPYMDEAERCTRIALIREGHLLNCDTPDNIKHLYGTKSLEEAFIKAIETAK from the coding sequence ATGCAATTCGCAATAGAGACAAAAAAACTCACCAAAAAGTTCGGCAATAACACGGCGGTAAATAGCTTAGACCTTCAGGTCCGTCCCGGTGAGATCTTTGGCCTTGTCGGCCCTGACGGTGCCGGAAAAAGTACGACCATGCGTCTTATCTCCACAGCTATGACCCCGACTTCAGGAGAAGCGTTTGTCCTCGGGTTTGACACCAAAAATCAGGAAGAGGAAATCCGCGACCGGATCGGCTATATGCCCCAGCGTTTTGCTCTTTATGGAGATCTGACCGTTGATGAGAACATCAATTTTTTCGCGGAGATCTATGGACTTTCCAAAAGCGAGATCGGCCCGAAAAAGAAGGAACTGCTGGAGTTCACGGGCATGTCTAAATTCGCTGACAGAAGAGGAAAGAACCTTTCCGGAGGTATGCAAAAAAAACTCGCCCTTGCCACCAACCTTATACACAAACCCGAGATCATCATGCTTGACGAGCCGACGCTCGGGGTAGATCCGATATCCCGAAGAGAGTTCTGGCGGATCCTTTACGGGCTGACAGATGTGACGATCGTAGTCACCACCCCTTATATGGACGAAGCCGAGAGATGTACCCGCATCGCGCTGATACGGGAAGGACATCTTCTCAACTGCGATACGCCGGACAATATTAAACATCTATACGGAACAAAAAGTCTTGAGGAAGCCTTTATAAAGGCGATTGAAACGGCAAAATGA
- a CDS encoding efflux RND transporter periplasmic adaptor subunit: MNKRLIIIGIVFVVIMVAGYGTFFALRSLNKGIYGSGTIEVTEIVVSSKVTGRIIQLNIDEGSDVVTNEVLCQVERQDYQAQLDSAKAKCELAKKELQRNKEAYATRSISADQLDTAQHNYEAMAAALTLAENQLGYTTITSPIKGSILSKAIEMGELVVPGSPIATMANLDQVKLYLYVGDKVVGKLKLGDKVKVTIDSQPKKPFMGWVSYISDKEEFTPKPIQTQEERTTYVYKIKVIVPNPDHILKPGMPADGEFLCNSQ, encoded by the coding sequence ATGAATAAGCGTTTGATCATCATCGGGATCGTGTTCGTTGTTATTATGGTAGCCGGATACGGGACTTTCTTTGCGCTCCGTTCTTTAAACAAGGGGATCTACGGGAGCGGGACCATAGAGGTGACCGAGATCGTGGTCAGTAGCAAGGTTACAGGCCGTATCATCCAGTTGAATATCGATGAGGGATCGGATGTCGTCACAAACGAAGTTTTGTGTCAGGTTGAAAGACAGGATTATCAGGCCCAGCTTGACAGCGCCAAGGCGAAATGCGAATTGGCCAAGAAAGAGCTGCAGCGCAACAAAGAAGCGTATGCGACCCGCTCTATCAGCGCTGACCAGCTTGACACGGCCCAGCATAACTATGAAGCTATGGCAGCAGCTCTGACTCTTGCCGAAAATCAGCTGGGCTATACAACGATCACATCTCCTATCAAAGGTTCAATACTTTCAAAGGCGATTGAAATGGGAGAACTTGTTGTGCCGGGGTCGCCTATCGCGACAATGGCAAACCTTGACCAGGTCAAACTGTATTTATATGTCGGGGACAAGGTTGTCGGAAAGCTGAAATTGGGTGATAAGGTCAAGGTAACGATCGATTCACAGCCAAAAAAACCTTTTATGGGATGGGTCTCCTATATATCCGACAAAGAAGAGTTCACCCCAAAGCCGATCCAGACACAGGAAGAAAGAACAACATATGTCTATAAGATCAAAGTCATCGTCCCAAATCCGGACCATATCTTAAAACCCGGAATGCCGGCAGACGGCGAGTTCTTATGCAATTCGCAATAG
- a CDS encoding sigma 54-interacting transcriptional regulator translates to MTELKGVLLQRKVHELTALYEISQALGLTLDMERSMYSIMEVLDKHLGMTRGTVTLLHLHTGELFIEVAHGLTESEKKRGIYKIGEGITGKVVETGVPAIIPKIGEEPLFLNKTKARKKDVVKKDISFICVPIKIGKNVIGAFSVDKIFSPDMPLEEDVRFLTIVASMIAQSVKIHQLIQSEKDKLLEENINLREELKQKYSFKNIIGNSSRMSEVFMMIGRVAKSDATVLIRGESGTGKELVAHAIHYNSLRAKRPFIKVNCAALPENLIEAELFGYERGAFTGAFERKAGRFELAEGGTIFLDEIGDLSQSTQVKLLRVIQEREFERLGGTETIKCNVRLITATNQNLEKLISEHNFREDLYYRLNVFPIYIPPLRERKDDILLLSEYFLEKYAKENKKNIKRISTPAIDALMSYHWPGNVRELENCIERAVLMCEGEVIYAHHLPPTLQTATDTKTEIKQSLEILVSGFEKDIIVDALKTMRGNISRSAKLLQTTERIFGYKLSQYDIDYKKYRA, encoded by the coding sequence ATGACCGAACTAAAAGGTGTGCTTTTACAAAGGAAAGTCCATGAACTTACAGCGTTGTATGAGATCAGCCAGGCGCTCGGGCTTACCCTTGACATGGAAAGATCCATGTATTCGATAATGGAGGTCCTGGATAAACATCTGGGCATGACGAGGGGAACGGTCACTCTCCTGCATTTGCATACGGGAGAGCTTTTTATCGAAGTCGCTCACGGTCTTACGGAATCGGAAAAGAAAAGAGGTATTTATAAGATCGGTGAAGGTATCACGGGAAAAGTAGTTGAGACCGGTGTGCCGGCAATCATCCCGAAAATAGGGGAAGAGCCGTTATTTTTGAATAAGACCAAAGCAAGAAAAAAAGATGTCGTTAAAAAGGACATCTCGTTCATCTGTGTCCCGATAAAGATCGGCAAGAACGTGATAGGAGCTTTTTCGGTCGACAAGATATTCAGCCCTGATATGCCGCTTGAAGAGGATGTCAGGTTTTTGACAATAGTCGCTTCGATGATCGCACAGTCGGTAAAGATACACCAGTTGATCCAGTCAGAAAAGGATAAATTGCTGGAGGAGAATATAAACCTGCGCGAGGAGTTGAAGCAGAAATACAGCTTCAAGAACATAATCGGCAACAGCAGCAGGATGAGCGAGGTCTTCATGATGATAGGCCGTGTGGCAAAGAGCGACGCGACGGTCCTTATTAGAGGGGAATCCGGGACAGGTAAAGAGCTGGTCGCGCACGCCATACATTATAATAGTCTCCGTGCGAAAAGGCCCTTCATAAAGGTCAACTGCGCGGCGCTTCCCGAGAACCTGATAGAGGCAGAGCTTTTTGGATACGAAAGAGGAGCTTTTACAGGGGCGTTCGAAAGAAAGGCCGGAAGGTTCGAGCTGGCAGAGGGCGGGACGATCTTCCTTGATGAGATAGGAGACCTCAGCCAGTCGACGCAGGTAAAACTTCTCCGGGTGATACAGGAAAGAGAGTTCGAACGTCTTGGCGGCACTGAAACGATAAAATGTAATGTCAGACTGATAACCGCGACCAACCAGAACCTGGAAAAACTGATAAGCGAACACAATTTCAGAGAAGACCTTTATTACAGATTGAACGTATTTCCGATATATATCCCTCCTTTGCGTGAAAGAAAGGACGATATCCTGCTTCTTTCGGAATATTTCCTGGAAAAATATGCCAAGGAGAACAAGAAGAACATAAAAAGAATATCAACCCCGGCAATAGATGCGCTAATGAGTTATCACTGGCCCGGCAACGTTAGGGAACTTGAGAACTGTATCGAAAGAGCGGTACTTATGTGCGAGGGAGAGGTGATATATGCGCATCACCTGCCCCCGACGCTCCAGACGGCTACCGATACAAAGACAGAGATAAAGCAGTCGCTCGAAATTCTTGTTTCCGGCTTTGAAAAAGATATTATCGTGGATGCTTTAAAAACCATGCGCGGGAACATATCAAGATCAGCAAAGCTGCTTCAGACCACCGAAAGAATATTCGGCTATAAACTTAGCCAGTATGATATCGATTACAAAAAATACCGCGCCTAA
- a CDS encoding ammonium transporter: MINSGDTAWVLISTALVILMTPALAFFYGGMVRKKNILSTIMLSVTILALISVQWVLYGYTLSFGPDKHGLIGGLNWLGLSGVGQQPFAGYAPTIPHLAFMAFQMAFAIITPALITGAFVERVNFTGFLVFILMWSTFIYAPVAHWVWGIGGWLRNLGALDFAGGTVVHITAGVSALAMALVIGKRKGYKKFPMEPSNIPFTILGAFLLWFGWFGFNGGSALSSGGLATSAFVVTNTAAAAAALTWMIVSWVHKRPSALGLATGAVVGLVAITPASGYVSPLSSIIIGSAAAIISYYAILIRMKSNLDDSLDVFACHGMGGITGALMTGLFAEKVINPAGANGLFFGNPHQFYIQLFTVVVVAVFAFTVSFILAKVVDAVFSLRATDSEEDVGLDISQHGESAYSI, encoded by the coding sequence ATGATAAATTCAGGAGATACGGCCTGGGTCTTGATCTCGACGGCATTAGTCATATTGATGACCCCCGCGCTTGCATTTTTTTACGGGGGAATGGTGAGAAAAAAAAATATCCTGTCGACGATCATGCTTTCAGTGACGATCCTCGCACTTATATCGGTCCAGTGGGTATTATACGGGTATACTTTATCATTCGGTCCCGACAAGCATGGTCTGATAGGCGGTCTTAATTGGCTCGGACTGTCAGGGGTGGGCCAGCAGCCGTTTGCGGGTTATGCTCCTACAATACCGCATCTTGCTTTTATGGCGTTCCAGATGGCGTTCGCGATAATCACGCCGGCTTTAATAACCGGTGCTTTTGTTGAAAGGGTCAATTTTACGGGATTCCTTGTCTTCATCCTTATGTGGTCCACTTTTATATATGCGCCGGTCGCTCACTGGGTCTGGGGAATAGGGGGTTGGCTGAGAAATCTCGGCGCCCTGGATTTTGCGGGCGGAACGGTCGTTCATATCACTGCCGGGGTCTCGGCTTTGGCCATGGCCCTGGTCATAGGGAAAAGAAAAGGGTATAAAAAATTCCCGATGGAACCATCGAACATCCCTTTTACGATTCTCGGAGCATTTCTTTTGTGGTTCGGTTGGTTTGGCTTTAACGGGGGATCGGCGCTTTCGTCAGGCGGACTGGCAACATCCGCTTTTGTAGTCACTAACACTGCAGCAGCAGCGGCAGCCCTGACATGGATGATAGTGAGCTGGGTGCATAAAAGACCCAGTGCTCTTGGCCTTGCTACCGGAGCGGTTGTCGGGCTTGTCGCAATAACTCCGGCATCCGGGTATGTCAGTCCGTTATCATCAATAATAATCGGATCAGCAGCTGCAATTATCTCATATTATGCCATCCTGATAAGGATGAAAAGCAATCTTGACGATTCTCTTGACGTTTTTGCCTGTCACGGGATGGGAGGGATCACCGGAGCGCTTATGACGGGCTTGTTCGCGGAAAAGGTCATAAACCCGGCAGGAGCGAACGGTCTATTCTTTGGGAACCCCCATCAGTTCTACATACAGTTATTTACTGTCGTAGTTGTTGCTGTTTTCGCCTTTACAGTAAGTTTTATCCTTGCAAAGGTGGTTGATGCGGTTTTCTCGCTTAGGGCAACTGACAGCGAGGAAGATGTCGGGCTTGATATAAGTCAACATGGGGAAAGCGCATATTCTATCTAA
- a CDS encoding ammonium transporter, with the protein MINNADTAWVLISTALVILMTPALALFYGGMVRKKNILSTLMLSIAILAMISVTWVLFGYSLAFGPDKHGIIGGLEWVGLRGIGAAPNASYAATVPHLAFMVFQMAFAIITPALITGAFVERINFPGFLLYAFLWSTFIYCPVTHWIWGAGGWLKNMGVLDFAGGAVVHITAGISALAVALVVGKRMGYKKYPMEPSSIPLTVIGAFLLWFGWFGFNAGSALSSGWIATSAFVATNTSGAAAAFTWMIISWIHKRPSVLGICTGAIVGLAAITPAAGFVSPLSAIAIGSVAAIISYYAIIIRMKTNLDDSLDVFACHGMGGITGMLATGLLAEKAINPNGANGLFFGNPGQFYIQLLAVAVIAVFSFTVSFTLAKIVDAMFSLRATEDEEEIGLDLSQHGESAYSI; encoded by the coding sequence ATGATAAACAACGCAGATACGGCATGGGTCTTGATCTCGACAGCGTTGGTGATACTTATGACGCCGGCATTGGCATTATTTTATGGTGGAATGGTAAGAAAGAAAAATATTCTTTCGACTTTAATGTTATCAATCGCAATACTTGCGATGATATCGGTCACATGGGTTCTGTTCGGTTATTCTTTGGCATTCGGGCCTGATAAGCACGGAATAATCGGTGGGTTGGAGTGGGTAGGCCTAAGGGGGATCGGGGCAGCCCCCAATGCATCATATGCGGCAACTGTCCCTCATCTGGCTTTTATGGTATTTCAGATGGCATTTGCGATAATCACGCCGGCACTGATCACGGGGGCTTTCGTCGAAAGGATAAATTTTCCCGGATTCCTGCTGTATGCATTTTTGTGGTCAACATTTATCTATTGTCCGGTAACTCACTGGATCTGGGGGGCGGGCGGATGGCTGAAGAACATGGGAGTTCTTGATTTTGCCGGAGGTGCGGTCGTGCATATAACAGCAGGAATTTCGGCTCTGGCGGTAGCGTTAGTCGTTGGGAAAAGGATGGGATATAAAAAATATCCCATGGAACCATCTAGCATACCATTGACGGTAATAGGTGCTTTTCTTTTATGGTTCGGCTGGTTCGGCTTCAACGCAGGTTCGGCGCTTTCATCGGGCTGGATCGCCACATCAGCTTTTGTCGCTACAAATACATCCGGGGCTGCCGCAGCCTTTACCTGGATGATAATAAGTTGGATACATAAACGTCCAAGTGTTCTTGGAATTTGCACAGGAGCTATAGTAGGGCTGGCTGCAATAACACCGGCAGCGGGATTTGTAAGCCCGCTTTCGGCGATCGCTATAGGCTCGGTGGCAGCGATTATTTCGTATTATGCGATCATCATAAGGATGAAAACGAATCTGGACGATTCTCTCGATGTCTTTGCCTGCCACGGGATGGGAGGCATAACAGGGATGTTAGCTACAGGACTTTTAGCGGAAAAAGCAATAAACCCTAACGGAGCGAACGGTTTATTTTTCGGGAATCCCGGACAATTCTATATCCAGCTGCTGGCAGTCGCGGTTATCGCAGTATTCTCGTTCACAGTAAGTTTTACGCTCGCAAAGATCGTTGACGCGATGTTCTCCCTCAGGGCCACGGAGGATGAGGAAGAGATCGGCCTCGATCTTAGCCAGCACGGTGAAAGTGCTTATTCGATCTAA
- a CDS encoding P-II family nitrogen regulator: protein MGFKKIEAIIRPEKLEDVRVALEAAGFIGMTVTEVKGRGSQKGVVLEWRAGEYRVEFLSKLKIEIVVDEFDSERAVKAIEEAARTGKTGDGKIFSYAVDNIVRVRTGERGNKAL from the coding sequence ATGGGATTTAAAAAAATTGAGGCGATAATAAGGCCTGAAAAACTCGAAGATGTCAGGGTGGCACTTGAGGCTGCGGGGTTCATTGGCATGACAGTTACCGAAGTTAAAGGAAGAGGCAGTCAAAAGGGAGTCGTCCTCGAATGGAGGGCGGGAGAGTACAGGGTCGAGTTCCTCTCAAAATTGAAGATAGAGATCGTAGTGGACGAATTTGACTCGGAAAGGGCGGTAAAAGCGATAGAAGAAGCGGCCAGGACGGGGAAAACAGGGGATGGCAAGATATTTTCATACGCGGTAGATAACATAGTCCGGGTCAGGACCGGGGAAAGGGGGAACAAAGCTCTGTAA